The following nucleotide sequence is from Saccharothrix texasensis.
ACGGCCCTCGCCGACCTCTGAGACCGCCGGCCGACTTCCGGGACCGGTGGAGCGGGGACACCCGCCCCACCGGCCCGCCCGGTGAAACCGGGACGACGGCGGGGCGGGACTTTCGTAGATTGGCCACGTGACCAAGCCCGCCTACCCCATCCGCACCCGGCGCCTGACCCTGCGCCCGTTCACCCTCGACGACCACGCCGCGCTGCACTCGTGGCAGTCCCGCCCGGACGTCGTCCGCTACCTGTACGGCGAAGCGCGCACCCCCGAGGAGACCGCCGACAGCCTGGCGTCGAAGATGTCGGTGACGTGGCCGGAGAAGGAGGGCGACCACCTCGCCCTCGCCGTGGAGCACGACGGCGAGGTGATCGGAGAGGCCGTGCTCAAGTGGCTCAGCGAGGCGCACCGGCAGGGCGAGGTCGGCTACATCTTCCACCCCGACCACCACGGCCGGGGCTACGCCACCGAGGCCGCCGCCGCCATGCTCGACCTCGGCTTCACGCACCTCGGCCTGCACCGCGTCGTCGCGTCGTGCGACGCCTCCAACGAGCCGTCGTGGCGCGTGATGGAACGGCTCGGCATGCGCCGCGAAGCCCACTTCCGGCACAACGAGATCTTCAAGGGCGCCTGGGGCGAGGAGATGATCTACGCGATCCTGGAGGACGAGTGGCACCGGATGGCGGACAGCCGGTGGCGGCCGAGCGGCGCATGATGTCCGGATGCAGAGGTTCACGGAGGACAGCGGCGCCTACGAGCACTGGCTGGCGGACAACCAGGACCAGTACGTCGTCAACGCCGAACGCAGCCTGAACCCGGACAACCTCATGCTGCACCGCGCTTCCTGCGGCACGATCAACGGCACCCCGGCCCGCGGCACGACCTGGGTGGGCAGCTACGTGAAGCTCGTGGGCACTCGCGTGGAGCTGGAGACCGAACACCCGACCGCCCGCCCGTGCCGCCTCTGCCTGTGAGGCCGTCGACGTGGCG
It contains:
- a CDS encoding GNAT family N-acetyltransferase, which translates into the protein MTKPAYPIRTRRLTLRPFTLDDHAALHSWQSRPDVVRYLYGEARTPEETADSLASKMSVTWPEKEGDHLALAVEHDGEVIGEAVLKWLSEAHRQGEVGYIFHPDHHGRGYATEAAAAMLDLGFTHLGLHRVVASCDASNEPSWRVMERLGMRREAHFRHNEIFKGAWGEEMIYAILEDEWHRMADSRWRPSGA